A genomic window from Variovorax paradoxus includes:
- a CDS encoding transposase has translation MARLPRLTLADMPHHVIQRGNNRQPIFMDRADHEKLLALLAENATRFGIALHAYVLMDNHFHLLATPNSTTGLPQFMQSVGRSYVRYFNDRHGRSGTLWEGRYRSTLIQTDRYLLTCMAYIDLNPVRAGMVADARDFPWSSHGHYAGLRHDRLLTPHPLYWELGNTPFAREAAYVELVRGGVRAADQSALTEATLRGWAAGDDDFLDGLQKSTDRRVVKAKAGRPPSNSSS, from the coding sequence ATGGCCCGCCTTCCCCGCCTCACGCTGGCCGACATGCCGCACCATGTGATTCAGCGCGGCAACAACCGCCAGCCGATCTTCATGGACCGGGCGGATCACGAGAAGCTGCTCGCGCTGCTGGCCGAGAACGCCACGCGCTTCGGCATCGCGCTGCATGCCTATGTGTTGATGGACAACCACTTTCATCTGCTGGCCACGCCCAACAGCACCACCGGCCTGCCCCAGTTCATGCAGTCGGTGGGTCGCAGCTACGTGCGCTACTTCAACGACCGCCACGGCCGCAGCGGCACGCTGTGGGAAGGCCGCTACCGGTCGACGCTGATCCAGACCGACCGCTACCTGCTGACCTGCATGGCCTACATCGACCTCAACCCGGTGCGGGCGGGCATGGTGGCCGATGCGCGCGACTTTCCGTGGTCCAGCCACGGCCACTACGCCGGGCTGCGGCACGACCGGTTGCTGACGCCGCATCCGCTGTACTGGGAGCTTGGCAACACGCCGTTCGCGCGGGAGGCCGCGTATGTCGAGTTGGTGCGCGGCGGGGTACGCGCGGCTGACCAAAGCGCGCTGACCGAAGCCACCTTGCGGGGCTGGGCTGCCGGTGACGACGATTTTCTCGACGGCCTGCAGAAGTCCACCGACCGCCGGGTGGTCAAAGCCAAGGCCGGCCGGCCGCCTTCGAACAGCTCATCCTGA
- a CDS encoding glutamate synthase-related protein: protein MTTAAEIQHLQEHGLYSGADEHDACGVGFVAHIKGEKSHAIVLQGLKILENLDHRGAVGADKLMGDGAGILIQLPDHLYREEMAKQGVTLPPPGEYGVGMIFLPKEHASREACEQEMERAIKAEGQVLLGWRDVPVNRDMPMSPTVREKEPLLRQVFIGRGNDVIVQDALERKLYVIRKTASANIQRLKLKHSKEYYVPSMSSRTVVYKGLLLADQVGTYYLDLQDKRCVSALGLVHQRFSTNTFPEWPLAHPYRYVAHNGEINTVKGNYNWMKAREGVMSSPVLGADLQKLYPISFAGQSDTATFDNCLELLTMAGYPISQAVMMMIPEPWEQHATMDPRRRAFYEYHAAMLEPWDGPASIVFTDGRQIGATLDRNGLRPSRYCVTDDDLVIMASESGVLPVPEQKIVRKWRLQPGKMFLIDLEQGRLIDDEEVKSNLANSKPYKQWIENLRIKLDSVKAEPVSAPLSQVALLDRQQAFGYTQEDIKFLMSPMAQAGEEGIGSMGNDSPLAVLSSKNKPLYNYFKQLFAQVTNPPIDPIREAIVMSLVSFIGPKPNLLDINQVNPPMRLEVSQPILDFADMAKLRDIGKYTQGKFKSYALDITYPLAWGDEGVEAKLASLCAEAVDAIKGGHNILIISDRGVSPTQVAIPAVLALSAVHQYLVREGLRTTAGLVVETGSAREVHHFGVLAGYGAEAVHPYLAMETLAAMHADLPGDLSADKAVYNYVKAIGKGLSKIMSKMGVSTYMSYCGAQLFEAIGLNSETVNKYFTGTASRVEGIGVFEIAEEAIRMHKAAFGDDPVLSNMLDAGGEYAWRTRGEEHMWTPDAIAKLQHSTRSNNWNTYKEYAQLINDQNRRHLTLRGLFEFKIDPAKAIPVDEVESAADIVKRFATGAMSLGSISTEAHSTLAIAMNRIGGKSNTGEGGEDPARYRNELKGIPIKLGDTLKSVIGAENVEVDLPLKDGDSLRSRIKQVASGRFGVTAEYLHSADQIQIKMAQGAKPGEGGQLPGGKVTEYIGKQRYAVPGVGLISPPPHHDIYSIEDLAQLIHDLKNTAPHASISVKLVSEIGVGTIAAGVAKCKSDHVVIAGHDGGTGASPWSSIKHAGSPWEIGLAETQQTLVLNRLRSRIRVQADGQMKTGRDVAIGALLGADEFGFATAPLVVEGCIMMRKCHLNTCPVGVATQDPVLRKKFSGKPEHVVNYFFFVAEEVRQIMAQLGIRKFDDLIGRADLLDMRKGIEHWKASGLDFSRLFALPNVPADVPRFHVENQDHGLDKALDVKLIEKSRPAIDKGEKVQFIEVARNVNRSVGAMLSGALTKVHPQGLPDDSIRIQLEGTGGQSFGAFLARGITLYLIGDANDYTGKGLSGGRVVVRPSLDFRGEAVRNTIVGNTALYGATTGEAYLCGVAGERFAVRLSGATAVIEGTGDHGCEYMTGGTVAVLGKTGRNFAAGMSGGVAFVYDEDGQFATRCNLSMVSLDKVLTSAEQTASVHRKIWHGGVTDEAQLKKLLEEHHRWTGSKRARELLDNWAVSRTKFVKVFPNEYKRALAELHDRKVELTSSGNNAHIGLEPHALAPAPQTAPASV from the coding sequence ATGACGACGGCTGCCGAGATTCAACATCTCCAAGAACACGGTCTGTATTCCGGTGCCGACGAGCACGATGCCTGCGGCGTCGGCTTCGTTGCACACATCAAGGGCGAAAAAAGCCATGCCATCGTGCTGCAGGGCTTGAAGATCCTCGAAAACCTCGACCATCGCGGCGCCGTGGGCGCTGACAAGCTGATGGGCGACGGCGCTGGCATCCTGATCCAGTTGCCCGACCACCTGTACCGCGAAGAAATGGCGAAGCAGGGCGTCACGCTGCCCCCGCCGGGCGAGTACGGCGTCGGCATGATCTTCCTGCCGAAGGAACACGCCTCGCGCGAGGCCTGCGAACAAGAGATGGAACGCGCCATCAAGGCCGAAGGCCAGGTGCTGCTCGGCTGGCGCGACGTGCCGGTCAACCGCGACATGCCCATGTCGCCCACCGTGCGCGAAAAAGAGCCGCTGCTGCGCCAGGTCTTCATCGGCCGCGGCAACGACGTGATCGTGCAGGACGCGCTGGAACGCAAGCTCTACGTGATCCGCAAGACCGCCAGTGCCAACATCCAGCGCCTGAAGCTCAAGCACAGCAAGGAATACTACGTTCCCAGCATGTCGAGCCGCACCGTGGTCTACAAAGGCCTGCTGCTGGCCGACCAGGTCGGTACCTACTACCTCGACCTGCAGGACAAGCGCTGCGTCTCGGCCCTGGGCCTGGTGCACCAGCGCTTCTCGACCAACACCTTCCCCGAGTGGCCGCTGGCCCACCCGTACCGCTACGTCGCCCACAACGGCGAAATCAACACGGTCAAGGGCAACTACAACTGGATGAAGGCACGTGAAGGCGTGATGTCGTCGCCGGTTCTGGGCGCCGACCTGCAGAAGCTCTACCCCATCAGCTTCGCCGGCCAGTCCGACACCGCCACCTTCGACAACTGCCTCGAGCTGCTGACGATGGCTGGCTACCCCATCAGCCAGGCCGTGATGATGATGATTCCCGAGCCCTGGGAACAGCACGCCACCATGGACCCGCGCCGCCGCGCGTTCTATGAGTACCACGCCGCCATGCTCGAGCCGTGGGACGGCCCGGCCTCCATCGTGTTCACCGACGGCCGCCAGATCGGCGCCACGCTCGACCGCAACGGCCTGCGCCCCTCGCGCTACTGCGTGACCGATGACGACCTGGTCATCATGGCGTCGGAATCGGGCGTGCTGCCCGTGCCCGAACAGAAGATCGTGCGCAAGTGGCGCCTGCAGCCCGGCAAGATGTTCCTCATCGACCTGGAGCAGGGCCGCCTGATCGACGACGAGGAGGTCAAGTCCAACCTCGCCAACAGCAAGCCCTACAAGCAGTGGATCGAGAACCTGCGCATCAAGCTCGACAGCGTCAAGGCCGAGCCGGTCTCCGCGCCGCTGAGCCAGGTCGCGCTGCTCGACCGCCAGCAGGCCTTCGGCTACACCCAGGAAGACATCAAGTTCCTGATGAGCCCGATGGCGCAAGCCGGCGAAGAGGGCATCGGCTCCATGGGCAACGACAGCCCGCTGGCCGTACTCTCCAGCAAGAACAAGCCGCTGTACAACTACTTCAAGCAGTTGTTCGCGCAGGTGACGAACCCGCCGATCGACCCGATCCGCGAAGCCATCGTGATGTCGCTGGTGTCCTTCATCGGCCCCAAGCCCAACCTGCTGGACATCAACCAGGTCAACCCGCCGATGCGGCTCGAAGTGAGCCAGCCGATCCTCGACTTCGCCGACATGGCGAAGCTGCGCGACATCGGCAAGTACACGCAGGGCAAGTTCAAGAGCTATGCGCTCGACATCACCTACCCGCTCGCCTGGGGCGACGAAGGCGTCGAAGCCAAGCTGGCCTCGCTGTGCGCCGAAGCGGTGGACGCCATCAAGGGCGGCCACAACATCCTGATCATCAGTGACCGCGGCGTGAGCCCGACGCAAGTGGCCATTCCCGCCGTGCTGGCCCTGTCGGCCGTGCACCAGTACCTCGTGCGCGAAGGCCTGCGCACCACCGCCGGCTTGGTGGTCGAGACTGGCTCGGCCCGCGAAGTGCATCACTTCGGCGTGCTGGCGGGCTATGGCGCCGAAGCCGTGCACCCCTACCTCGCCATGGAAACGCTGGCGGCCATGCACGCCGACCTGCCGGGCGACCTGAGCGCCGACAAGGCGGTCTACAACTACGTCAAGGCCATCGGCAAGGGCCTGTCGAAGATCATGTCGAAGATGGGTGTCAGCACCTACATGAGCTACTGCGGCGCGCAGCTGTTCGAAGCCATCGGCCTGAACAGCGAGACGGTGAACAAGTACTTCACCGGCACCGCCAGCCGTGTGGAAGGCATCGGCGTCTTCGAGATCGCCGAGGAAGCCATCCGCATGCACAAGGCCGCCTTCGGCGACGACCCGGTGCTCTCCAACATGCTCGACGCAGGCGGCGAATACGCCTGGCGCACGCGCGGCGAAGAGCACATGTGGACGCCCGACGCCATCGCCAAGCTGCAGCACAGCACGCGCTCCAACAACTGGAACACGTACAAGGAATACGCGCAGCTCATCAACGACCAGAACCGCCGTCACCTCACGCTGCGCGGCCTGTTCGAGTTCAAGATCGATCCGGCCAAGGCCATTCCGGTGGACGAAGTCGAATCCGCCGCCGATATCGTCAAGCGCTTTGCCACCGGCGCGATGTCGCTCGGCTCGATCAGCACCGAGGCGCACTCCACGCTCGCCATTGCCATGAACCGCATCGGCGGCAAGAGCAACACCGGCGAAGGCGGCGAAGACCCCGCACGCTACCGCAACGAGCTCAAGGGCATCCCGATCAAGCTGGGCGACACGCTCAAGAGCGTGATCGGCGCCGAGAACGTCGAGGTCGACCTGCCGCTGAAGGACGGCGACTCGCTGCGTTCGCGCATCAAGCAGGTCGCGTCGGGCCGCTTCGGCGTCACAGCCGAGTACCTGCATTCGGCCGACCAGATCCAGATCAAGATGGCGCAGGGCGCCAAGCCGGGCGAGGGCGGTCAGCTGCCGGGCGGCAAGGTCACCGAGTACATCGGCAAGCAGCGCTATGCCGTGCCGGGCGTGGGCCTCATTTCGCCGCCGCCGCACCATGACATCTACTCGATCGAAGACTTGGCGCAGCTCATTCACGACCTGAAGAACACCGCCCCGCACGCCAGCATCAGCGTGAAGCTGGTGAGCGAAATCGGCGTGGGCACCATCGCGGCCGGCGTGGCCAAGTGCAAGAGCGACCACGTCGTGATCGCCGGCCATGACGGCGGCACGGGCGCCTCGCCCTGGTCGTCGATCAAGCATGCGGGCAGTCCGTGGGAAATCGGCCTGGCCGAAACGCAGCAGACGCTGGTGCTCAACCGCCTGCGCAGCCGCATCCGCGTGCAGGCCGACGGCCAGATGAAGACCGGCCGCGACGTCGCCATCGGCGCGCTGCTGGGCGCCGATGAGTTCGGCTTTGCCACCGCCCCGCTGGTGGTCGAGGGCTGCATCATGATGCGCAAGTGCCACCTGAACACCTGCCCGGTGGGCGTGGCCACGCAAGACCCGGTGCTGCGCAAGAAGTTCTCGGGCAAGCCCGAGCATGTCGTCAACTACTTCTTCTTCGTTGCCGAAGAAGTGCGCCAGATCATGGCCCAGCTCGGCATCCGCAAGTTCGACGACCTGATCGGCCGCGCCGACCTGCTCGACATGCGCAAGGGCATCGAGCACTGGAAGGCTTCGGGCCTGGACTTCAGCCGCCTGTTCGCGCTGCCTAACGTGCCGGCCGACGTGCCGCGCTTCCATGTCGAGAACCAGGATCACGGCCTCGACAAGGCGCTGGACGTGAAGCTCATCGAAAAATCGCGTCCCGCCATCGACAAGGGCGAGAAGGTGCAGTTCATCGAGGTGGCGCGCAACGTCAACCGCTCGGTGGGCGCAATGCTCTCCGGCGCGCTGACCAAGGTGCACCCGCAGGGCTTGCCCGACGACTCGATCCGCATCCAGCTCGAAGGCACGGGCGGCCAGTCGTTCGGCGCCTTCCTGGCACGCGGCATCACGCTGTACCTGATCGGCGACGCCAACGACTACACCGGCAAGGGCCTTTCGGGCGGCCGCGTGGTGGTGCGCCCCAGCCTCGACTTCCGCGGTGAAGCGGTGCGCAACACCATCGTCGGCAACACCGCGCTGTACGGCGCGACCACCGGCGAGGCCTACCTGTGCGGCGTGGCCGGCGAGCGTTTTGCGGTGCGCCTGTCGGGTGCCACGGCGGTCATCGAAGGCACCGGCGACCACGGCTGCGAATACATGACCGGCGGCACGGTGGCCGTGCTCGGCAAGACGGGCCGCAACTTCGCGGCCGGCATGAGCGGTGGCGTTGCCTTCGTCTACGACGAAGACGGCCAGTTCGCCACGCGCTGCAACCTCTCGATGGTTTCGCTCGACAAGGTGCTGACCTCGGCCGAGCAGACCGCGAGCGTGCATCGCAAGATCTGGCACGGCGGCGTCACCGACGAAGCGCAGCTGAAGAAGCTGCTCGAAGAGCACCACCGCTGGACCGGCAGCAAGCGCGCACGCGAGCTGCTCGACAACTGGGCCGTGTCGCGCACGAAGTTCGTGAAGGTGTTCCCGAACGAATACAAGCGCGCGCTGGCCGAGCTGCACGACCGCAAGGTCGAGCTCACCAGCAGCGGCAACAACGCGCACATCGGCCTCGAGCCGCACGCGCTGGCTCCCGCACCGCAAACGGCCCCGGCTTCGGTCTGA
- a CDS encoding DUF1415 domain-containing protein has translation MTHPTTIAAAQAEADTRRWLERAVIGLNLCPFAKAVHVKAQIHYAVYEPTEAADLMDALLAEAKDLAALDAAVRDTTLLIAPNTLADFLDFNDFAARAERRLARAGFDGVFQLASFHPQFQFAGTEADDLGNATNRAPYPTLHLLREDSVSRAVEAFPEAEAIFERNIDTLEALGSDGWAALDVGPGSAKP, from the coding sequence ATGACCCATCCGACGACAATTGCAGCCGCCCAGGCCGAAGCGGACACGCGGCGCTGGCTCGAACGCGCGGTGATCGGCCTCAACCTGTGCCCCTTCGCAAAGGCCGTGCACGTGAAGGCGCAGATTCACTACGCCGTGTACGAGCCCACCGAAGCGGCTGACCTGATGGATGCGCTACTGGCCGAAGCCAAAGACCTCGCAGCGCTCGACGCCGCCGTGCGCGACACCACACTTCTGATTGCACCGAACACCTTGGCCGACTTCCTGGACTTCAACGATTTCGCGGCGCGTGCCGAACGCCGGCTTGCGCGCGCCGGTTTCGACGGCGTGTTCCAGCTGGCGAGCTTTCATCCGCAGTTCCAGTTCGCCGGCACCGAAGCCGACGACCTCGGCAACGCCACCAACCGCGCGCCATACCCCACGCTGCACCTGCTGCGCGAGGACAGCGTGAGCCGCGCGGTCGAGGCGTTCCCCGAGGCGGAGGCCATCTTCGAGCGCAACATCGACACGCTCGAAGCGCTGGGGTCCGATGGCTGGGCGGCGCTCGACGTCGGCCCCGGGAGTGCCAAGCCATGA
- a CDS encoding class I SAM-dependent methyltransferase, whose amino-acid sequence MNTKAASKPVTKTNKAVKADAELADALRPGQSVELLKELHILTREGRLNQDSRRKLKQVYHLFQFIEQLLRELPEEGAGATLADHGAGKSYLGFIIYDLFFRARQGSSGHVYGIETRGELVERSRALAQRLGFDRMSFLNLTVAESAQASELPEQIDVVTALHACDTATDDAIAFGLAKKARCMVLVPCCQAEVAACLRETKALALSRTPLAELWRHPLHTREIGSQLTNVLRCLYLEANGYSVTVTELVGWEHSMKNELILARYTGQRKASAATRLRELLAQFGLDTLGDTRFRLA is encoded by the coding sequence ATGAACACCAAAGCCGCATCGAAACCGGTGACGAAGACGAACAAGGCAGTCAAGGCTGATGCCGAGCTGGCCGATGCCCTGCGCCCTGGCCAGTCCGTCGAGTTGCTCAAGGAGCTGCACATCCTCACCCGCGAGGGGCGGCTCAACCAGGACTCGCGGCGCAAGCTCAAGCAGGTCTACCACCTGTTCCAGTTCATCGAGCAGCTGCTGCGCGAGTTGCCGGAAGAGGGCGCAGGCGCCACGCTGGCCGACCATGGCGCGGGCAAGTCGTACCTCGGCTTCATCATCTACGACCTGTTCTTTCGGGCGCGGCAGGGCAGCAGCGGCCATGTCTACGGCATCGAGACGCGCGGCGAACTGGTCGAGCGCTCGCGTGCGCTGGCGCAGCGGCTGGGCTTCGACCGCATGTCGTTCCTGAACCTCACCGTGGCCGAATCGGCGCAGGCAAGCGAACTGCCGGAGCAGATCGACGTGGTCACCGCGCTGCACGCCTGCGACACCGCCACCGACGACGCCATCGCCTTTGGCCTGGCCAAGAAGGCGCGCTGCATGGTGCTCGTGCCCTGCTGCCAGGCCGAAGTGGCCGCCTGCCTGCGCGAAACCAAGGCGCTGGCACTCTCGCGTACACCGCTGGCCGAGCTGTGGCGCCATCCGCTGCACACGCGCGAAATCGGCAGCCAGCTCACCAACGTGCTGCGCTGCTTGTATCTCGAAGCCAACGGCTACAGCGTTACGGTGACCGAACTGGTCGGCTGGGAGCACAGCATGAAGAACGAACTGATCCTGGCGCGCTACACGGGCCAGCGCAAGGCGAGTGCGGCGACGCGGCTGCGCGAGTTGCTGGCGCAGTTCGGGCTCGACACGCTGGGCGACACGCGCTTCCGTCTCGCCTGA
- a CDS encoding MFS transporter: protein MSSVPARPRVPVAAFAVLLGGVSGALHLGKLPPAVPALQASLGIGLVEAGFLLSLVQVASMTLGLLVGLAADTIGLRRSMLTGLFVLTVASLLGGLVGTSADGGAHAVQWLLLLRGIEGIGFLLAVMPGPGLIRALTPPGADKAALGLWGAYMPLGVALALLLGPALIAWGGWTGWWWALSLVSAGAALWLWTVVPADRTRQAAAGQPSEGWSSRLRATVGARAPWLIALTFAVYSSQWMAVIGFLPAIYAGAGVPAAWNAVLTALAAAMNIVGNIAGGRWLQRGVAPERLLQLGFLTMALGGVAAFAQTGQGADALGLPPALRYIAVCAFSLGGGMVPATLFLLGVRLAPGPTTVSTTVGLMQQASSLGQFLAPPAVAWLAHCVGGWHWTWTATLACSLAGMAIARRLGRIRPAAEMA from the coding sequence GTGAGTTCCGTCCCAGCACGTCCGCGAGTTCCCGTCGCCGCCTTTGCCGTCCTGCTGGGCGGCGTCAGCGGAGCCCTGCACTTGGGCAAGCTGCCGCCTGCCGTGCCGGCGCTGCAGGCATCGCTCGGCATCGGCCTGGTCGAGGCGGGATTCCTTTTGTCGCTCGTGCAGGTCGCAAGCATGACCCTGGGGTTGCTGGTCGGGCTTGCGGCCGACACCATCGGCCTGCGCCGCAGCATGCTGACAGGGCTGTTCGTGCTGACGGTCGCGAGCCTGCTGGGAGGCCTGGTCGGCACCAGTGCAGATGGCGGCGCGCACGCCGTGCAATGGCTGCTTCTGCTGCGCGGCATCGAAGGCATCGGCTTCCTGCTGGCGGTCATGCCGGGACCAGGGCTGATCCGCGCCCTGACCCCGCCGGGCGCGGACAAAGCGGCGCTGGGCCTCTGGGGCGCCTACATGCCGCTCGGCGTGGCCTTGGCGCTGCTGCTCGGGCCCGCCCTGATCGCCTGGGGCGGCTGGACGGGCTGGTGGTGGGCGCTGTCGCTCGTTTCGGCCGGTGCTGCGCTCTGGCTGTGGACGGTCGTGCCTGCTGATCGCACCCGCCAGGCAGCGGCAGGCCAGCCCAGCGAAGGCTGGTCATCGCGCCTGCGCGCCACTGTCGGTGCGCGTGCACCCTGGCTGATCGCGCTGACGTTCGCCGTGTACTCGTCGCAGTGGATGGCCGTCATCGGCTTCCTGCCCGCCATCTATGCGGGTGCGGGCGTGCCGGCCGCCTGGAACGCGGTGCTCACCGCGCTCGCGGCCGCGATGAACATCGTCGGCAACATTGCCGGCGGCCGCTGGCTGCAGCGCGGTGTGGCGCCCGAACGCCTGCTGCAACTCGGCTTCCTGACGATGGCGCTGGGCGGCGTGGCCGCCTTCGCGCAAACAGGGCAGGGCGCCGACGCCCTGGGCCTGCCGCCCGCGCTGCGCTACATCGCCGTCTGCGCCTTCTCGCTGGGCGGCGGCATGGTGCCGGCCACGCTGTTCCTGCTGGGCGTGCGGCTGGCACCCGGGCCCACCACCGTGTCGACGACCGTCGGCCTCATGCAGCAGGCTTCCTCGCTCGGCCAGTTCCTGGCCCCGCCCGCGGTGGCGTGGCTGGCCCACTGCGTTGGCGGCTGGCACTGGACCTGGACGGCCACGCTGGCCTGTTCGCTGGCCGGCATGGCGATCGCGCGGCGACTGGGGCGGATTCGCCCTGCGGCGGAGATGGCATGA